A single window of uncultured Methanospirillum sp. DNA harbors:
- a CDS encoding ABC transporter permease: MKQVPNILRGLALPVLIGLTWEILSIFVGNSFILPGWELIIPILIHPMEPLFGGASLLENGIISLQRVLIGFLLAVATAVPIGLLNGWSRRFDEYFNPLIQVLRPVPPIAWMPLAIAWFKIGFGSLIFIIFIGSFFPVLISTIEGVHNVRIRWLEVAQTLGATTGEKFVTVVIPGALPFIWTGFRLAFGVAWMCLVAAEMLPGTSAGLGYLIMYAYNLGQIQVIVAGMIVIGVIGIASDYLFKLGQIRFFDWQGKE; the protein is encoded by the coding sequence CGATATTTGTCGGAAATAGTTTTATCCTTCCCGGCTGGGAACTGATCATTCCCATTCTTATACATCCGATGGAACCCTTGTTTGGAGGGGCATCACTTCTCGAAAACGGAATTATCAGTCTCCAACGTGTTCTCATCGGGTTTCTTCTGGCTGTTGCAACAGCTGTTCCAATTGGACTTCTGAATGGCTGGTCCAGGCGGTTTGACGAATATTTCAATCCATTAATCCAGGTTCTTCGTCCAGTCCCCCCTATTGCGTGGATGCCTCTCGCAATTGCCTGGTTCAAGATCGGGTTTGGCTCACTCATCTTTATCATCTTCATCGGATCTTTCTTCCCTGTTCTGATCAGCACAATCGAAGGAGTTCACAATGTCAGAATTCGATGGCTCGAGGTTGCACAAACCCTTGGGGCCACAACAGGGGAAAAATTCGTCACAGTTGTTATTCCCGGAGCACTCCCTTTTATCTGGACAGGGTTCAGGCTTGCATTCGGAGTTGCATGGATGTGCCTGGTTGCTGCCGAGATGCTTCCCGGAACGAGTGCAGGGCTTGGATATCTGATTATGTATGCCTATAATCTCGGTCAGATACAGGTTATCGTTGCAGGTATGATTGTTATAGGTGTCATCGGAATTGCATCAGATTATCTCTTCAAACTTGGCCAAATTAGATTCTTTGACTGGCAGGGAAAAGAATGA